The stretch of DNA CGCCACGCGGCGGTCAAAGTCTGCCACTTCACCTGAAACGCCGCAGGCGCCGAGTGTGCCGAGCGTGCCCGCATGAGCATCGATAATAGAAACGCTGACGGCGGTACCGGCAATCAGTCCCATTTCGCTTGCGGCACGCTGGGTCAGGCCGTGGCCCAGCGGTTCGCCCATGGTTTTCACATAGCGACCAATTTTTTCCGCATCATGCTCCAGCAAATCTTCCAGCCCAATCTGGCGGAAGTAGCTGCTGTCCCATTTGTCTTCGTGGCCCATATAGGTCCATTTACAAACGGTGGAGCAGAGCGAGCGGGTATCATCCCCGGTGGCGCGCCAGGTCAGGAAATCCGGCAGGTCAAAATAGTAGCCCGCGTTCGACCAGGTATTCGGCATGTGCTGCTTGAGCCACAGTAGTTTTGGCGTTTGCATCTCCGGGGAAATAATCCCGCCCACGTAATCCAGCACGCGGTGGTGCAGGGCATTAATCCTGTCGGCCTGGGTAATGGCGCGGTGATCCATCCAAACGATGATGTTTTGTTCGCTGCGCCCGGAAGGGCTGACGGTCAGCGGTTTGCCTTCTTTATCCAGCACCACCAGAGAACAGGTGGCGTCGAAGCCCAGCCCCTTAACCTGAATCGGGTTAATATCGGCCTGGTTTACTGCATCCCGCACCGCGTTGCAGACCGCCTGCCAGATATTGTCCGAGGATTGCTCGACGAAATCCGCCTGCGGGCGATAAAGCTCTATTGCCCGGCTGGCCTGGCCTACCATTCTGCCATTCAGATCAAAGACGCCCGCGCGGGCGCTCCCCGTCCCTACATCCACCCCAATGAAGTAACTCGCCATAATGATTCTCCTGAACTCAGGCTTTACGATTCTGTAATGCGATAAAGAGGATCAGCACCGCGCCCCAGAGCGCCATGGTCAGATAACTGCTAATCCCCAGCAAATTAAAGCCACTTTCCAGCATTTGCAGCACGATGAGCGCCAGCACCAGGCCGATAACGCGGCCAAAACCGCCGTCCGGGTTAATGCCGCCCAGCACCGAGGCAAGGATGGTCACCAGCAGGTAAGACTCGCCGTACCCGGCTTTGGCCGAGTTGAATTTAGCCATCATCAGAATGGCGGCCACCCAGCCGAGCAGGGCGGAAATAACGTACACCGATATCTGCACCCGCACGGTGTTAACGCCGCTGTAGCGGGTCGCCTGTTCGTTGGAGCCGACTAGGTAGAGGCTGCGCCCGAGCGTGGTGTGCTCCAGCAGCACCCAGAGTAAAACGGCAACCAGCAGGAACAGCAGCAGCGCGACCGGGATCCCGAGCAGCGTGGCGTTGCCCAGGTACTGAATTGCCGCCGGGAAGCCGGAAATCACCGTGCCGTTAGACAGCAAAATATTGAGGCCGGAAATCAGCGTCATGGTGCCGAGCGTGGCAAGGATAGGCGAAACGCCGACCCAGGCGACCAGCGCGCCGTTCAGCGTGCCGATTGCCACCGCCACGGCAATACCTGCCAGCAAAGCCAGCGCGAAGAACAGCGGGTTATCCGGGTGGCTGACGATAATCGCCGCCATCACCAGCGAGCAGGCGTTCGCCCCGGCAATAATCGACAGGTTGATGCCGCCGGTCAGCATCGTCATTCCCATGCCCAGCGCCAGCATGCCAAGAACAGGCAGCTGCGAACCGATGGACTGGAAGTTGGCGAGGCTAAAGAAACGCCCGCCCAGCAGCAGCGAAAACGCGACGGCAACCACCACAATAATCACGCACTGCAGCCGGATGATGGCATCACCGGGTAAAAATCTGGCGAAGGTTTTCATCTCAAAGCTCCCTTGCGAGTTTGCGTTTTTCATTCCAGGCCGTGGCGCTGATGCTGACCAGGATAATCACGCCGCTGAACACGGCGTGCCAGTAGGAGGACACGCTCAGCAGCGTCAGGCCGTTTTGTAAGAAGGCCAGCAGGATAACCCCGAGCAGGGTGCCGGTGAGCGTCCCGCGCCCGCCGCTCATGCTTGTCCCGCCGAGAACCACCGCAGCCAGCACCGTCAGCTCAAAGCCCAGCAGCGAGTTAGGGGCGACGGACTG from Cedecea neteri encodes:
- a CDS encoding FGGY-family carbohydrate kinase, yielding MASYFIGVDVGTGSARAGVFDLNGRMVGQASRAIELYRPQADFVEQSSDNIWQAVCNAVRDAVNQADINPIQVKGLGFDATCSLVVLDKEGKPLTVSPSGRSEQNIIVWMDHRAITQADRINALHHRVLDYVGGIISPEMQTPKLLWLKQHMPNTWSNAGYYFDLPDFLTWRATGDDTRSLCSTVCKWTYMGHEDKWDSSYFRQIGLEDLLEHDAEKIGRYVKTMGEPLGHGLTQRAASEMGLIAGTAVSVSIIDAHAGTLGTLGACGVSGEVADFDRRVALIGGTSTGHMAISKEARFINGVWGPYYSAVLPGYWLNEGGQSATGALIDHIIQSHPCYETLLAQAKAQGQTIYEQLNALLRKMAGEPENIAFLTKDMHILPYFHGNRSPRANPTLTGVISGLKLSRTPEDMALQYLATIQAIALGTRHIIETMNHSGYTIDTVMASGGGTKNPIFVQEHANATGCAMLLPEESEAMLLGSAMMGTVAAGVFDSFPEAMSVMSRIGKTVTPQTNRIKQYYDRKYKVFHEMYLDHMKYRQLMQEDA
- a CDS encoding ABC transporter permease; this encodes MKTFARFLPGDAIIRLQCVIIVVVAVAFSLLLGGRFFSLANFQSIGSQLPVLGMLALGMGMTMLTGGINLSIIAGANACSLVMAAIIVSHPDNPLFFALALLAGIAVAVAIGTLNGALVAWVGVSPILATLGTMTLISGLNILLSNGTVISGFPAAIQYLGNATLLGIPVALLLFLLVAVLLWVLLEHTTLGRSLYLVGSNEQATRYSGVNTVRVQISVYVISALLGWVAAILMMAKFNSAKAGYGESYLLVTILASVLGGINPDGGFGRVIGLVLALIVLQMLESGFNLLGISSYLTMALWGAVLILFIALQNRKA